A genomic window from Salvia hispanica cultivar TCC Black 2014 chromosome 5, UniMelb_Shisp_WGS_1.0, whole genome shotgun sequence includes:
- the LOC125188013 gene encoding pentatricopeptide repeat-containing protein At4g33990 isoform X1 — protein MQRRLPACKGGISLDYLSRSSCILFHCYSVSCTRNLGYGNNERTREIDVEALFRACTKSEDVKHLHALLTVSGKGKSSFVATRLINMHSYFGNVSLSRYTFDQVRDKDSYTWNSMISAYVRNRQSSKAVKCAFEMLSRTDVRPDFHTFPPVLKACSALIDGTSLHCYILKSGLEWDVFVASSLVHMYCRFGFAGKAYTIFKDMPFRDTGCWNSMISGFFQNDNAKEALSILDDMILEGVKMDSVTVATILSVCAQLNDLLRGMLIHLFVIKHGLEFNVFVSNALINMYAKFGELKCVLNVFDHMHVRDIVSWNSIIAAYEQNNHPYVAIKFFHQMQANKVQPDLLTVVSLSSCVAQMKDPLWVKSVHGFITRKCWITEDIVIGNGVIDMYAKLGITDSARKVFERLSHKDVISWNTMITGYAQNGLAADAVEVYNWMKENEDLKPNQGTQVAILPAYSHLGALKDGMKIHGQVLKENLELDVFVGTCLVDLYGKCGRLSEAISLFYQVSRETSVPWNTIISCHGLHGLGETSLKFFEEMLNEGVKPDHVTFLSLLNACSHSGLVDQGKWCFQVMQQEYKMMPTLKHYGCMVDMFGRAGLLETAYNFIESMPMKPDASIWGALLGACRIHGNVEMGRKASSHLFELDSQDAGHYVLLSNLYANFGRWEGVNEVRSLARDRGLWKTPGWSSIELNNKIEVFYSGNQSHPQYEKILEELGKINAKIKGLGYTPDTSFVLQDVEVDEKENILAHHSERLAIIFGILNTPPKTCIRIYKNLRVCGDCHSFTKLISKLTEREIIVRDSNRFHHFKDGLCSCGDYW, from the exons ATGCAAAG ACGACTACCCGCCTGTAAGGGTGGGATTTCTTTAGACTATCTGTCAAGGTCAAGTTGCATCCTCTTCCATTGTTATAGTGTGAGCTGCACTAGAAATTTGGGTTATGGCAATAATGAAAGAACCAGAGAGATTGATGTTGAGGCTCTATTTAGAGCTTGCACAAAATCTGAGGATGTCAAGCACCTTCATGCTCTCCTTACTGTATCAGGGAAAGGTAAAAGCTCATTTGTCGCCACCAGGCTTATCAATATGCATTCCTATTTTGGCAATGTTTCCTTGTCTCGGTATACTTTTGATCAAGTCCGAGACAAGGATTCTTACACTTGGAACTCAATGATATCAGCTTATGTCCGAAACCGCCAGTCCAGTAAAGCAGTGAAATGTGCATTTGAGATGTTGTCAAGAACTGATGTTAGACCTGATTTTCATACTTTCCCCCCTGTGTTGAAAGCTTGTAGTGCTTTAATTGACGGGACAAGCTTGCATTGCTATATTTTGAAATCAGGGTTGGAATGGGATGTGTTTGTGGCTTCTTCCTTGGTGCATATGTATTGCCGTTTTGGATTTGCTGGTAAAGCATATACAATTTTCAAGGACATGCCATTTCGTGATACAGGATGTTGGAATTCTATGATTTCTGGATTTTTCCAGAATGATAATGCTAAAGAGGCATTAAGTATCTTGGATGACATGATACTGGAGGGAGTGAAGATGGATTCAGTGACCGTTGCTACTATACTCTCAGTTTGTGCACAACTGAATGACTTATTAAGGGGGATGTTGATCCATTTATTTGTCATAAAACATGGTTTGGAGTTTAATGTATTTGTTTCCAATGCCTTGATTAATATGTATGCCAAATTTGGTGAATTAAAATGTGTCCTAAACGTCTTTGACCATATGCATGTCAGAGATATAGTGTCATGGAACTCCATAATTGCAGCATATGAGCAAAATAATCATCCATATGTTGCAATCAAGTTCTTCCATCAGATGCAAGCGAATAAAGTTCAACCAGATTTGCTGACTGTAGTCAGCTTGTCTTCCTGTGTTGCTCAAATGAAGGACCCTTTATGGGTTAAATCTGTTCATGGATTCATCACAAGGAAGTGTTGGATCACAGAAGATATAGTGATTGGAAATGGAGTTATTGACATGTATGCCAAATTAGGTATTACTGATTCTGCACGGAAGGTTTTTGAGAGACTTTCTCATAAAGATGTGATCTCGTGGAATACAATGATCACGGGCTATGCTCAAAATGGTCTTGCTGCTGATGCTGTTGAGGTATACAATTGGATGAAAGAAAATGAGGATTTGAAACCTAACCAAGGAACACAGGTTGCCATTTTACCGGCATATTCTCATCTTGGAGCTTTGAAAGATGGAATGAAAATCCATGGTCAGGTGCTCAAGGAAAACCTTGAGTTGGATGTCTTTGTTGGTACTTGTCTTGTTGACCTGTATGGAAAATGTGGGAGGTTGAGTGAGGCGATATCCTTATTTTATCAGGTATCTAGGGAAACCTCTGTACCTTGGAATACCATTATCTCATGTCATGGACTTCATGGACTTGGAGAGACgtcattgaaattttttgaggAAATGTTAAACGAAGGAGTGAAGCCAGATCACGTGAcctttttatctttattgAATGCTTGTAGCCATTCCGGTTTGGTTGATCAGGGAAAATGGTGTTTTCAAGTGATGCAGcaagaatataaaatgatgCCTACTTTGAAGCACTATGGTTGTATGGTAGACATGTTTGGTAGGGCTGGACTTTTAGAAACTGCATATAACTTCATTGAGAGCATGCCTATGAAACCTGATGCGTCAATATGGGGAGCTCTACTTGGCGCATGCAGGATCCATGGAAATGTGGAGATGGGTAGAAAAGCCTCGAGTCACTTGTTTGAACTTGATTCACAAGATGCTGGACACTATGTGTTGCTGTCAAATCTTTATGCAAACTTTGGACGATGGGAAGGGGTGAATGAAGTGAGATCACTGGCTCGGGATAGAGGCTTGTGGAAGACTCCAGGGTGGAGCTCAATTGAACTGAATAACAAGATAGAAGTCTTTTATTCAGGCAATCAGTCTCACCCACAGTATGAAAAGATACTTGAAGAACTAGGAAAAATAAATGCTAAGATAAAAGGCCTTGGTTATACCCCCGACACTAGTTTTGTACTTCAGGACGTTGAAGTGgatgagaaagaaaatatccTTGCACACCACAGCGAAAGATTGGCTATTATCTTTGGCATTCTCAACACACCACCTAAAACTTGTATTAGGATATACAAGAATCTGCGTGTATGTGGGGACTGTCATAGTTTCACAAAGCTCATATCAAAACTCACAGAAAGAGAGATTATCGTGAGGGATTCTAATCGTTTCCACCACTTCAAAGATGGGCTTTGTTCCTGTGGTGATTATTGGTGA
- the LOC125188013 gene encoding pentatricopeptide repeat-containing protein At4g33990 isoform X2, producing the protein MQRRLPACKGGISLDYLSRSSCILFHCYSVSCTRNLGYGNNERTREIDVEALFRACTKSEDVKHLHALLTVSGKAYVRNRQSSKAVKCAFEMLSRTDVRPDFHTFPPVLKACSALIDGTSLHCYILKSGLEWDVFVASSLVHMYCRFGFAGKAYTIFKDMPFRDTGCWNSMISGFFQNDNAKEALSILDDMILEGVKMDSVTVATILSVCAQLNDLLRGMLIHLFVIKHGLEFNVFVSNALINMYAKFGELKCVLNVFDHMHVRDIVSWNSIIAAYEQNNHPYVAIKFFHQMQANKVQPDLLTVVSLSSCVAQMKDPLWVKSVHGFITRKCWITEDIVIGNGVIDMYAKLGITDSARKVFERLSHKDVISWNTMITGYAQNGLAADAVEVYNWMKENEDLKPNQGTQVAILPAYSHLGALKDGMKIHGQVLKENLELDVFVGTCLVDLYGKCGRLSEAISLFYQVSRETSVPWNTIISCHGLHGLGETSLKFFEEMLNEGVKPDHVTFLSLLNACSHSGLVDQGKWCFQVMQQEYKMMPTLKHYGCMVDMFGRAGLLETAYNFIESMPMKPDASIWGALLGACRIHGNVEMGRKASSHLFELDSQDAGHYVLLSNLYANFGRWEGVNEVRSLARDRGLWKTPGWSSIELNNKIEVFYSGNQSHPQYEKILEELGKINAKIKGLGYTPDTSFVLQDVEVDEKENILAHHSERLAIIFGILNTPPKTCIRIYKNLRVCGDCHSFTKLISKLTEREIIVRDSNRFHHFKDGLCSCGDYW; encoded by the exons ATGCAAAG ACGACTACCCGCCTGTAAGGGTGGGATTTCTTTAGACTATCTGTCAAGGTCAAGTTGCATCCTCTTCCATTGTTATAGTGTGAGCTGCACTAGAAATTTGGGTTATGGCAATAATGAAAGAACCAGAGAGATTGATGTTGAGGCTCTATTTAGAGCTTGCACAAAATCTGAGGATGTCAAGCACCTTCATGCTCTCCTTACTGTATCAGGGAAAG CTTATGTCCGAAACCGCCAGTCCAGTAAAGCAGTGAAATGTGCATTTGAGATGTTGTCAAGAACTGATGTTAGACCTGATTTTCATACTTTCCCCCCTGTGTTGAAAGCTTGTAGTGCTTTAATTGACGGGACAAGCTTGCATTGCTATATTTTGAAATCAGGGTTGGAATGGGATGTGTTTGTGGCTTCTTCCTTGGTGCATATGTATTGCCGTTTTGGATTTGCTGGTAAAGCATATACAATTTTCAAGGACATGCCATTTCGTGATACAGGATGTTGGAATTCTATGATTTCTGGATTTTTCCAGAATGATAATGCTAAAGAGGCATTAAGTATCTTGGATGACATGATACTGGAGGGAGTGAAGATGGATTCAGTGACCGTTGCTACTATACTCTCAGTTTGTGCACAACTGAATGACTTATTAAGGGGGATGTTGATCCATTTATTTGTCATAAAACATGGTTTGGAGTTTAATGTATTTGTTTCCAATGCCTTGATTAATATGTATGCCAAATTTGGTGAATTAAAATGTGTCCTAAACGTCTTTGACCATATGCATGTCAGAGATATAGTGTCATGGAACTCCATAATTGCAGCATATGAGCAAAATAATCATCCATATGTTGCAATCAAGTTCTTCCATCAGATGCAAGCGAATAAAGTTCAACCAGATTTGCTGACTGTAGTCAGCTTGTCTTCCTGTGTTGCTCAAATGAAGGACCCTTTATGGGTTAAATCTGTTCATGGATTCATCACAAGGAAGTGTTGGATCACAGAAGATATAGTGATTGGAAATGGAGTTATTGACATGTATGCCAAATTAGGTATTACTGATTCTGCACGGAAGGTTTTTGAGAGACTTTCTCATAAAGATGTGATCTCGTGGAATACAATGATCACGGGCTATGCTCAAAATGGTCTTGCTGCTGATGCTGTTGAGGTATACAATTGGATGAAAGAAAATGAGGATTTGAAACCTAACCAAGGAACACAGGTTGCCATTTTACCGGCATATTCTCATCTTGGAGCTTTGAAAGATGGAATGAAAATCCATGGTCAGGTGCTCAAGGAAAACCTTGAGTTGGATGTCTTTGTTGGTACTTGTCTTGTTGACCTGTATGGAAAATGTGGGAGGTTGAGTGAGGCGATATCCTTATTTTATCAGGTATCTAGGGAAACCTCTGTACCTTGGAATACCATTATCTCATGTCATGGACTTCATGGACTTGGAGAGACgtcattgaaattttttgaggAAATGTTAAACGAAGGAGTGAAGCCAGATCACGTGAcctttttatctttattgAATGCTTGTAGCCATTCCGGTTTGGTTGATCAGGGAAAATGGTGTTTTCAAGTGATGCAGcaagaatataaaatgatgCCTACTTTGAAGCACTATGGTTGTATGGTAGACATGTTTGGTAGGGCTGGACTTTTAGAAACTGCATATAACTTCATTGAGAGCATGCCTATGAAACCTGATGCGTCAATATGGGGAGCTCTACTTGGCGCATGCAGGATCCATGGAAATGTGGAGATGGGTAGAAAAGCCTCGAGTCACTTGTTTGAACTTGATTCACAAGATGCTGGACACTATGTGTTGCTGTCAAATCTTTATGCAAACTTTGGACGATGGGAAGGGGTGAATGAAGTGAGATCACTGGCTCGGGATAGAGGCTTGTGGAAGACTCCAGGGTGGAGCTCAATTGAACTGAATAACAAGATAGAAGTCTTTTATTCAGGCAATCAGTCTCACCCACAGTATGAAAAGATACTTGAAGAACTAGGAAAAATAAATGCTAAGATAAAAGGCCTTGGTTATACCCCCGACACTAGTTTTGTACTTCAGGACGTTGAAGTGgatgagaaagaaaatatccTTGCACACCACAGCGAAAGATTGGCTATTATCTTTGGCATTCTCAACACACCACCTAAAACTTGTATTAGGATATACAAGAATCTGCGTGTATGTGGGGACTGTCATAGTTTCACAAAGCTCATATCAAAACTCACAGAAAGAGAGATTATCGTGAGGGATTCTAATCGTTTCCACCACTTCAAAGATGGGCTTTGTTCCTGTGGTGATTATTGGTGA
- the LOC125188013 gene encoding pentatricopeptide repeat-containing protein At4g33990 isoform X3 has protein sequence MHSYFGNVSLSRYTFDQVRDKDSYTWNSMISAYVRNRQSSKAVKCAFEMLSRTDVRPDFHTFPPVLKACSALIDGTSLHCYILKSGLEWDVFVASSLVHMYCRFGFAGKAYTIFKDMPFRDTGCWNSMISGFFQNDNAKEALSILDDMILEGVKMDSVTVATILSVCAQLNDLLRGMLIHLFVIKHGLEFNVFVSNALINMYAKFGELKCVLNVFDHMHVRDIVSWNSIIAAYEQNNHPYVAIKFFHQMQANKVQPDLLTVVSLSSCVAQMKDPLWVKSVHGFITRKCWITEDIVIGNGVIDMYAKLGITDSARKVFERLSHKDVISWNTMITGYAQNGLAADAVEVYNWMKENEDLKPNQGTQVAILPAYSHLGALKDGMKIHGQVLKENLELDVFVGTCLVDLYGKCGRLSEAISLFYQVSRETSVPWNTIISCHGLHGLGETSLKFFEEMLNEGVKPDHVTFLSLLNACSHSGLVDQGKWCFQVMQQEYKMMPTLKHYGCMVDMFGRAGLLETAYNFIESMPMKPDASIWGALLGACRIHGNVEMGRKASSHLFELDSQDAGHYVLLSNLYANFGRWEGVNEVRSLARDRGLWKTPGWSSIELNNKIEVFYSGNQSHPQYEKILEELGKINAKIKGLGYTPDTSFVLQDVEVDEKENILAHHSERLAIIFGILNTPPKTCIRIYKNLRVCGDCHSFTKLISKLTEREIIVRDSNRFHHFKDGLCSCGDYW, from the coding sequence ATGCATTCCTATTTTGGCAATGTTTCCTTGTCTCGGTATACTTTTGATCAAGTCCGAGACAAGGATTCTTACACTTGGAACTCAATGATATCAGCTTATGTCCGAAACCGCCAGTCCAGTAAAGCAGTGAAATGTGCATTTGAGATGTTGTCAAGAACTGATGTTAGACCTGATTTTCATACTTTCCCCCCTGTGTTGAAAGCTTGTAGTGCTTTAATTGACGGGACAAGCTTGCATTGCTATATTTTGAAATCAGGGTTGGAATGGGATGTGTTTGTGGCTTCTTCCTTGGTGCATATGTATTGCCGTTTTGGATTTGCTGGTAAAGCATATACAATTTTCAAGGACATGCCATTTCGTGATACAGGATGTTGGAATTCTATGATTTCTGGATTTTTCCAGAATGATAATGCTAAAGAGGCATTAAGTATCTTGGATGACATGATACTGGAGGGAGTGAAGATGGATTCAGTGACCGTTGCTACTATACTCTCAGTTTGTGCACAACTGAATGACTTATTAAGGGGGATGTTGATCCATTTATTTGTCATAAAACATGGTTTGGAGTTTAATGTATTTGTTTCCAATGCCTTGATTAATATGTATGCCAAATTTGGTGAATTAAAATGTGTCCTAAACGTCTTTGACCATATGCATGTCAGAGATATAGTGTCATGGAACTCCATAATTGCAGCATATGAGCAAAATAATCATCCATATGTTGCAATCAAGTTCTTCCATCAGATGCAAGCGAATAAAGTTCAACCAGATTTGCTGACTGTAGTCAGCTTGTCTTCCTGTGTTGCTCAAATGAAGGACCCTTTATGGGTTAAATCTGTTCATGGATTCATCACAAGGAAGTGTTGGATCACAGAAGATATAGTGATTGGAAATGGAGTTATTGACATGTATGCCAAATTAGGTATTACTGATTCTGCACGGAAGGTTTTTGAGAGACTTTCTCATAAAGATGTGATCTCGTGGAATACAATGATCACGGGCTATGCTCAAAATGGTCTTGCTGCTGATGCTGTTGAGGTATACAATTGGATGAAAGAAAATGAGGATTTGAAACCTAACCAAGGAACACAGGTTGCCATTTTACCGGCATATTCTCATCTTGGAGCTTTGAAAGATGGAATGAAAATCCATGGTCAGGTGCTCAAGGAAAACCTTGAGTTGGATGTCTTTGTTGGTACTTGTCTTGTTGACCTGTATGGAAAATGTGGGAGGTTGAGTGAGGCGATATCCTTATTTTATCAGGTATCTAGGGAAACCTCTGTACCTTGGAATACCATTATCTCATGTCATGGACTTCATGGACTTGGAGAGACgtcattgaaattttttgaggAAATGTTAAACGAAGGAGTGAAGCCAGATCACGTGAcctttttatctttattgAATGCTTGTAGCCATTCCGGTTTGGTTGATCAGGGAAAATGGTGTTTTCAAGTGATGCAGcaagaatataaaatgatgCCTACTTTGAAGCACTATGGTTGTATGGTAGACATGTTTGGTAGGGCTGGACTTTTAGAAACTGCATATAACTTCATTGAGAGCATGCCTATGAAACCTGATGCGTCAATATGGGGAGCTCTACTTGGCGCATGCAGGATCCATGGAAATGTGGAGATGGGTAGAAAAGCCTCGAGTCACTTGTTTGAACTTGATTCACAAGATGCTGGACACTATGTGTTGCTGTCAAATCTTTATGCAAACTTTGGACGATGGGAAGGGGTGAATGAAGTGAGATCACTGGCTCGGGATAGAGGCTTGTGGAAGACTCCAGGGTGGAGCTCAATTGAACTGAATAACAAGATAGAAGTCTTTTATTCAGGCAATCAGTCTCACCCACAGTATGAAAAGATACTTGAAGAACTAGGAAAAATAAATGCTAAGATAAAAGGCCTTGGTTATACCCCCGACACTAGTTTTGTACTTCAGGACGTTGAAGTGgatgagaaagaaaatatccTTGCACACCACAGCGAAAGATTGGCTATTATCTTTGGCATTCTCAACACACCACCTAAAACTTGTATTAGGATATACAAGAATCTGCGTGTATGTGGGGACTGTCATAGTTTCACAAAGCTCATATCAAAACTCACAGAAAGAGAGATTATCGTGAGGGATTCTAATCGTTTCCACCACTTCAAAGATGGGCTTTGTTCCTGTGGTGATTATTGGTGA
- the LOC125188012 gene encoding putative late blight resistance protein homolog R1A-10: MAYAALVSLTNTINQTLNSNLYSISPEEKQQITPLLEYVTPFQDFLDKFPDKFNSLEGRVRDLANAAEDIVEYLVLEKVYPTPDEDHQSEKHELAQLQNVIKEIDLIDKEVKEIEDTSRYKSIQRGAHSSSSTSTAPLIHKDAMVGLEEYVLDLKDRICGEPSKKLYVIPICGMGGIGKTTLARSVYDDQLIMEKFEIRVWVTISQDYSAERILSNILECLKEFNKDEKKKIDNDVSVHQILMGRRYLVVMDDMWSTEAWDIVRGVLPDNGNGSRVMLTTRLYGVASYPDPSCKLYELGLLDADQSWNLLKQKVFVDEDCPRELESIGKEIAGRCKGLPLAIVVIAGLLSTVRQDRASWKDIAENVKLGDTVEHGQIGDILSLSYAHLPQYLRPCFLYMGSFPEDHEIQAQKLIKLWVAEGFLRYPIDSESFEKVGEECLEDLIKRNLVLITKRKRNGGVKSCRLHDLMRDFCIRKAHESKFFLSKFTFDVAYRYFEEINFTERIKNQRRVSINSSYLSYLSRCDCSTIHSIKCSTYRVVNLECLKRVRLLRVFDAEVVDVECSPFLAQLYELFHLRYLDIRFSHGIPTTLSKLQNLQTLIIREQTHGFGKASDIWLSWGMPQLRHVYFYGTIHFHDPNEVSCSLESLQTLSYVSHWSCRERVLKMIPNLKKLKIDCSGRVHSGAPACLDDMGHLHRLENLEIYAGHCVRSRPKYYRFTFPSMLKKLTLKALEFPWNDIVVVGSLPNLQVLKLKGCTCDGGTWETREGAFPELEVLLVEDSRFEHWITESIHFPRLKRLLLYSCSFLNEIPNDIGEIPPLELIEIKGYAKKSLVESAELIREEQEDMGNNTLQVVCIPKVTSSGSFYSDEYFEDEGYDDQDL, translated from the exons ATGGCTTATGCAGCTCTTGTCTCCCTCACAAACACCATAAACCAAACCCTCAATAGTAATCTATATTCCATCTCCCCTGAAGAGAAGCAGCAAATCACACCTCTCCTTGAATATGTCACTCCCTTTCAAGACTTCCTTGATAAGTTTCCAGACAAATTCAACAGTTTGGAAGGGAGAGTGAGGGATTTAGCAAATGCAGCAGAAGATATCGTAGAATATCTTGTGTTGGAAAAAGTTTATCCAACTCCTGATGAAGACCATCAAAGTGAAAAACATGAACTAGCACAGCTGCAAAATGTGATCAAGGAgattgatttgattgataaaGAAGTGAAGGAAATTGAAGATACCTCAAGATATAAAAGCATTCAACGTGGTGCTCATAGCTCATCATCAACTTCAACTGCTCCTCTCATTCACAAAGATGCCATGGTTGGTTTGGAAGAGTATGTTTTGGATCTAAAGGACCGGATCTGTGGAGAGCCATCCAAAAAGCTGTATGTCATTCCTATCTGTGGCATGGGTGGCATCGGTAAAACTACTCTAGCCAGAAGTGTTTATGATGATCAATTAATTATGGAGAAATTTGAGATTCGTGTTTGGGTCACTATATCACAAGATTATAGTGCAGAGAGAATACTTTCAAACATCCTAGAGTGCTTGAAAGAGTTCAAcaaagatgaaaagaaaaaaatcgaCAATGATGTATCAGTGCACCAAATTTTAATGGGAAGGAGATATTTGGTTGTGATGGATGATATGTGGAGCACGGAAGCATGGGATATAGTTAGAGGAGTACTACCTGATAATGGTAATGGAAGCCGTGTCATGCTAACCACAAGGTTGTATGGTGTGGCTTCCTACCCGGATCCTTCGTGCAAGCTCTACGAGTTGGGATTATTGGATGCAGACCAAAGTTGGAATCTTTTGAAGCAGAAGGTGTTTGTAGATGAAGATTGTCCTCGCGAATTGGAAAGCATTGGGAAGGAAATCGCAGGAAGGTGCAAAGGGTTGCCTCTTGCTATTGTGGTGATTGCTGGACTTCTATCCACGGTCAGGCAAGATCGAGCTTCGTGGAAGGACATTGCTGAAAATGTGAAACTTGGAGATACTGTGGAACATGGACAGATTGGAGATATACTATCTTTGAGTTATGCCCACTTACCTCAATATTTGAGGCCATGCTTCTTGTACATGGGATCCTTTCCGGAAGATCATGAGATCCAGGCACAGAAACTCATTAAATTATGGGTCGCTGAGGGTTTTCTGAGATATCCAATAGACTCTGAATCCTTTGAAAAGGTGGGAGAAGAGTGCTTGGAGGATCTCATCAAGAGAAACCTTGTTTTGATCACAAAGAGGAAACGTAATGGTGGAGTCAAAAGTTGTCGTCTCCACGATCTGATGAGGGATTTCTGCATAAGAAAAGCTCATGAAAGTAAGTTCTTTTTAAGCAAGTTTACCTTTGATGTTGCGTATAGATATTTCGAGGAGATTAATTTCacagagagaataaaaaatcaacgCCGTGTAAGCATTAATTCTTCCTATCTAAGTTACCTTTCGAGATGTGATTGCTCAACCATCCATTCCATCAAATGCTCCACATATCGTGTGGTAAATCTGGAGTGTCTCAAGAGAGTCAGATTGCTGAGAGTGTTTGATGCAGAAGTAGTTGATGTGGAATGCTCACCATTTCTAGCTCAACTGTATGAGCTATTCCATTTAAGATATCTTGACATTAGATTTAGTCATGGCATTCCTACAACCTTATCAAAGCTTCAAAATCTGCAAACTTTGATCATTCGTGAGCAAACCCACGGCTTTGGCAAAGCAAGTGATATCTGGTTGAGTTGGGGCATGCCACAGTTAAGACATGTTTACTTCTATGGTACGATTCATTTTCATGATCCAAATGAAGTATCTTGTTCTCTAGAAAGCCTACAAACACTCTCCTATGTATCTCATTGGAGTTGCCGTGAAAGGGTCCTGAAAATGATTCCAAACCTGAAAAAGTTGAAGATTGATTGTTCAGGCCGTGTTCATAGTGGAGCTCCAGCTTGTTTGGATGATATGGGACATCTGCATAGACTTGAGAATTTGGAAATATATGCAGGCCACTGTGTACGATCTCGGCCAAAATACTATAGGTTCACTTTTCCAAGTATGCTGAAGAAGCTGACTCTGAAGGCTCTGGAATTCCCTTGGAATGACATAGTTGTTGTTGGTTCGTTGCCAAATCTTCAAGtacttaaattaaaaggttGTACTTGTGATGGCGGCACATGGGAGACAAGGGAAGGAGCATTTCCAGAGTTAGAAGTTCTTCTGGTTGAAGATTCGAGGTTTGAGCATTGGATCACTGAAAGCATCCATTTCCCGAGGCTCAAACGCCTGCTGCTTTATTCTTGTAGTTTTCTCAATGAGATTCCAAATGATATTGGAGAAATTCCACCTCTTGAATTGATTGAGATTAAGGGTTATGCGAAGAAGTCTTTAGTGGAGTCAGCTGAACTGATACGAGAGGAACAAGAAGATATGGGAAACAACACTCTTCAAGTTGTCTGCATTCCTAAAGTCACATCTAGTGGAAGTTTTTATTCTGATGAG TATTTTGAGGATGAGGGCTATGATGATCAAGATCTATGA
- the LOC125188020 gene encoding uncharacterized protein LOC125188020: protein MQSEIVRRRANIIASHLAIHEDISATATHVFPMRCSNSLNSVIRRYDNRMHFARQGSSSQGCYMRPALHEQGNYVQPSVPSQATDSGQKGSTALDAAPSYSRPAQVEAFKMDQGCGYTDPSPEGPVFARPTTEEGKPVLQSVEKARNVAQTGSEWSPRMDVVESGLNYVITLEIPGVSRDNVKVEVDDQSLVISGNRLNWSCGGGLCSSKPIMTYHIREISQGPYHIVWPLPSNAQKDNVSAEIQDGLLCVKIPKLSGLRWLRKAYM from the exons ATGCAGAGTGAAATTGTGAGAAGAAGAGCCAATATTATTGCATCCCATTTAGCTATCCATGAAGATATATCAGCCACTGCTACCCACGTTTTCCCCATG AGGTGTAGCAATAGTCTGAACTCTGTCATCCGGAGATACGACAACAGGATGCACTTTGCCCGGCAAGGATCGAGTTCTCAAGGTTGCTACATGAGACCGGCTTTACATGAACAG GGGAACTACGTGCAACCCAGCGTTCCTTCACAAGCCACGGATTCTGGACAAAAGGGGTCTACTGCCCTTGATGCTGCACCATCATATTCTAGACCTGCTCAAGTGGAAGCTTTCAAAATGGATCAAGGTTGCGGATATACTGACCCTTCTCCAGAAGGTCCCGTGTTTGCAAGGCCAACTACTGAAGAAGGGAAGCCCGTGTTGCAGTCTGTGGAAAAGGCTCGTAATGTTGCACAAACAG GATCCGAGTGGTCACCGAGAATGGATGTTGTAGAATCTGGACTCAATTATGTCATCACGTTAGAAATTCCCGGTGTTAGCAGGGACAATGTGAAGGTAGAGGTTGATGACCAAAG CCTGGTTATAAGTGGCAACCGGCTAAATTGGTCGTGTGGTGGAGGACTATGTTCCAGCAAGCCGATCATGACTTATCACATAAGGGAGATTTCACAGGGGCCATATCACATTGTTTGGCCACTTCCTAGTAACGCACAAAAGGATAACGTATCAGCAGAAATTCA GGACGGGCTGCTTTGCGTTAAGATTCCCAAACTTTCCGGGCTACGGTGGCTGAGGAAGGCATACATGTAG